From the Solanum stenotomum isolate F172 chromosome 4, ASM1918654v1, whole genome shotgun sequence genome, one window contains:
- the LOC125861409 gene encoding uncharacterized protein LOC125861409 → MAEDGLLQMEGIIYEYSSLYSGLVSAITSQLMIDANIHNIEIKYIVSDRCPPVSIHNDVGVQVFLDQKKSNVDFFTKYPLCITLKNIAIDNQDSVVVVDRRHSNVSRTLTNFDLYSSNSIRLIGVNLDGVVDENTHEGNGVISDLSNLFITENQIYNDKETLMEVMRHYGVVEKFRFLVTRSSSSCYYLKCPADNCSWMMNSSCLNQSKLFKIRKYCTEHTCSVRDRVYARRQGITDVVAVLIMDKFIDPSTVYSPKDIAEDVLKVHDVALTYMQAWRAKEKAIKLVRGDPAESYAKLPGYLYILEQTYPGSVLKLERTECDKFLYAFVALEACIRGWEYCRPIVVVDGAALRGAYGGTMLTASTMDPGGHILPLAYAIVDSENDAS, encoded by the exons atggcgGAAGATGGATTGCTTCag ATGGAGGGGATTATATATGAGTATTCTAGTCTTTATAGTGGTCTAGTAAGTGCGATAACATCGCAGCTAATGATAGATGCTAATATTCAcaatattgagataaaatatatagttagtgATAGATGTCCCCCTGTTAGTATCCACAATGATGTAGGTGTGCAGGTTTTTTTAGATCAAAAGAAATCTAATGTAGATTTCTTTACGAAATATCCATTGTGCATAACTTTGAAGAATATAGCAATAGATAATCAGGATTCTGTAGTTGTTGTGGATAGGAGACATTCTAATGTTAGTAGAACACTAACTAACTTTGATTTATACTCTAGCAACTCCATCCGCTTGATAGGAGTGAATTTAGATGGAGTTGTCGATGAGAATACTCATGAAGGAAATGGAGTAATCAGTGAcctttctaatttatttataactgAAAATCAGATTTACAATGATAAAGAAACACTTATGGAGGTTATGCGACATTATGGAGTTGTGGAAAAATTCAGATTTCTTGTGACTCGTTCTAGTTCATCTTG TTATTACCTGAAGTGTCCTGCTGATAATTGTTCCTGGATGATGAACTCATCATGTTTGAATCAATCGAAGCtatttaaaattagaaagtACTGTACGGAACACACTTGTTCCGTTAGAGATAGAGTGTATGCAAGACGTCAGGGAATAACTGATGTTGTAGCTGTTTTAATAATGGATAAATTTATTGATCCATCGACTGTATACAGTCCAAAAGATATAGCGGAAGACGTTTTGAAAGTGCATGATGTTGCGCTAACATACATGCAGGCCTGGAGAGCTAAAGAAAAGGCGATAAAATTGGTGCGTGGAGATCCAGCAGAATCATATGCCAAACTTCCAg GTTATCTATACATATTGGAGCAGACATATCCTGGTTCagttttaaaattagaaaggaCGGAATGTGATAAATTCTTATATGCATTTGTTGCATTAGAAGCATGTATTAGAGGTTGGGAGTATTGTAGGCCAATTGTAGTTGTTGATGGGGCAGCTTTGAGAGGCGCATATGGTGGTACAATGTTGACTGCAAGCACTATGGATCCAGGag GTCACATACTTCCACTTGCTTATGCCATAGTGGATTCTGAGAATGATGCATCATGA
- the LOC125861410 gene encoding uncharacterized protein LOC125861410, translating into MTWFFEQFREAYGERENMCFMSDRNESIWKGTTRVYPGLEHFACIWHLCCNVLKNFHRNTEDLKKLFFTMAKAYTIQQFEAIMQRIDQIDPRIRDYLYDIGYSKWSRAYSKCKRTWTMTSNIAESLNNVNRIARRLPVISLLEFMRVTVQRWIHKHNEEAAKTRSELTKKYDLVLHKSIALSSSMRVIPSTVDMHAVVDGPKRYIVNLNTKMCSCGRFQNDEIPCGHGIAVLRYRRLHETDYCSPFYSLKNFQDTYAIPVEPLPCESTWDIPSYVSEPKLMPPGPKRAAGRPQLKRWKGFADVKFKRSKVTCSRCRQVGHNRTTCSNYPVQKK; encoded by the exons ATGACCTGGTTCTTTGAACAGTTTAGGGAAGCATATGGAGAAAGGGAAAACATGTGTTTTATGTCAGATAGAAACGAGAGCATATGGAAAGGGACTACAAGAGTATATCCTGGTTTGGAACATTTTGCATGCATATGGCACTTATGCTGTAATGTTTTGAAGAACTTCCATAGGAATACTGAAGATTTGAAGAAGCTATTTTTTACAATGGCAAAGGCTTATACAATACAACAATTTGAGGCGATTATGCAAAGAATAGACCAGATAGATCCAAGAATAAGAGATTATTTATATGATATCGGGTATAGCAAGTGGTCAAGGGCGTATTCAAAATGTAAGCGAACATGGACCATGACTTCAAACATAGCCGAATCTTTGAATAATGTTAACAGGATAGCAAGGAGGTTGCCAGTGATTTCACTTCTTGAATTTATGAGGGTAACAGTTCAAAGATGGATTCATAAGCACAATGAGGAGGCTGCAAAAACTAGATCAGAgcttacaaaaaaatatgatcttgTGCTCCATAAAAGTATTGCTTTGTCTAGCAGTATGAGG gTAATACCATCAACAGTTGATATGCATGCTGTTGTTGATGGACCAAAGCGGTACATAGTAAATTTAAACACTAAGATGTGTAGTTGCGGAAGATTTCAAAATGATGAGATACCGTGCGGGCATGGAATAGCAGTTCTTAGATACAGAAGACTACATGAAACAGATTATTGCTCTCCTTTTTATAGCCTGAAGAATTTTCAAGATACATATGCCATCCCTGTTGAACCTCTCCCATGCGAGAGTACATGGGATATACCAAGTTATGTTTCAGAGCCTAAATTGATGCCGCCTGGTCCAAAGAGAGCAGCAGGAAGACCACAACTGAAACGCTGGAAAGGGTTTGCTGATGTAAAATTCAAAAGGTCTAAAGTTACTTGTAGTAGATGTCGTCAAGTTGGCCACAACAGGacgacatgttcaaattatcctgtgcaaaaaaaatga